The proteins below are encoded in one region of Vigna radiata var. radiata cultivar VC1973A unplaced genomic scaffold, Vradiata_ver6 scaffold_343, whole genome shotgun sequence:
- the LOC106778767 gene encoding uncharacterized protein LOC106778767 isoform X1 gives MARSSHWLSMVFPRSPCRRLGGAEQVVCVTRASGYIASWLVKFLLERGYIVKATVRDTNDPEKVYLLLSLDGAKETLHLVKANLLEEGSFDSVVEGCHAVFHAASPFLNDAKDSQHAIAYMEGDKYYGAKATINVWNLKVQQPNEFSLSQMWILAGSFGKDLNNIEAGWQVSRQLYGDNNTRLRQLYGDNNTRLFTYWTSDAYKAIDYYNLLCSGFIQINSDIALGASISLLSKYSSSQYHIGILVWKELGEQSVH, from the exons ATGGCGCGATCTTCCCACTGGCTCTCCATGGTCTTCCCACGCTCTCCATGTCGTCGTCTCGGAGGCGCCGAACAAGTAGTTTGTGTTACCAGAGCTTCCGGCTACATCGCTTCCTGGCTCGTCAAGTTTCTTCTCGAACGCGGTTACATCGTCAAGGCTACCGTTCGCgacacaa ATGATCCCGAAAAGGTATATCTCTTGCTCAGTCTTGATGGTGCGAAGGAGACATTGCATCTCGTCAAGGCGAATCTTCTAGAAGAAGGTTCCTTTGACTCTGTCGTTGAAGGTTGTCACGCTGTGTTTCACGCTGCTTCTCCCTTTCTCAACGATGCCAAAGATTCGCAG CATGCCATAGCTTATATGGAGGGGGATAAGTATTATGGAGCAAAGGCAACCATAAACGTTTGGAACCTAAAAGTTCAACAACCCAATGAATTTAGCCTGTCTCAAATGTGGATTCTGGCTGGCTCTTTTGGTAAAGATCTCAACAACATTGAAGCAGGTTGGCAg GTCAGCCGTCAATTGTATGGAGACAACAACACTAGACTCCGTCAATTGTATGGAGACAACAACACTAGACTCTTCACTTATTGGACT AGTGATGCATATAAAGCTATTGATTATTATAATCTCCTTTGCTCTGGCTTTATTCAAATTAACAGTGATATAGCTCTAGGAGCAAGCATCTCCCTTCTTTCCAAGTATAGCTCTTCCCAATATCATATCGGCATCCTAGTCTGGAAG GAGCTTGGAGAACAATCTGTACATTGA
- the LOC106778767 gene encoding cinnamoyl-CoA reductase 1 isoform X2 has translation MARSSHWLSMVFPRSPCRRLGGAEQVVCVTRASGYIASWLVKFLLERGYIVKATVRDTNDPEKVYLLLSLDGAKETLHLVKANLLEEGSFDSVVEGCHAVFHAASPFLNDAKDSQHAIAYMEGDKYYGAKATINVWNLKVQQPNEFSLSQMWILAGSFGKDLNNIEAGWQVSRQLYGDNNTRLRQLYGDNNTRLFTYWT, from the exons ATGGCGCGATCTTCCCACTGGCTCTCCATGGTCTTCCCACGCTCTCCATGTCGTCGTCTCGGAGGCGCCGAACAAGTAGTTTGTGTTACCAGAGCTTCCGGCTACATCGCTTCCTGGCTCGTCAAGTTTCTTCTCGAACGCGGTTACATCGTCAAGGCTACCGTTCGCgacacaa ATGATCCCGAAAAGGTATATCTCTTGCTCAGTCTTGATGGTGCGAAGGAGACATTGCATCTCGTCAAGGCGAATCTTCTAGAAGAAGGTTCCTTTGACTCTGTCGTTGAAGGTTGTCACGCTGTGTTTCACGCTGCTTCTCCCTTTCTCAACGATGCCAAAGATTCGCAG CATGCCATAGCTTATATGGAGGGGGATAAGTATTATGGAGCAAAGGCAACCATAAACGTTTGGAACCTAAAAGTTCAACAACCCAATGAATTTAGCCTGTCTCAAATGTGGATTCTGGCTGGCTCTTTTGGTAAAGATCTCAACAACATTGAAGCAGGTTGGCAg GTCAGCCGTCAATTGTATGGAGACAACAACACTAGACTCCGTCAATTGTATGGAGACAACAACACTAGACTCTTCACTTATTGGACT TGA